In Sulfitobacter sp. LCG007, the sequence AGGCCGATTGCGGACCGAACTGGGGGCACAACCAGATCATCCGCACCCTTGCCTTTCGCGAGCACTGCCGCCTGCCCGTCCTGCCCGGCCGCGGACCCCTTGCAGGACATGTCCTGAGCCACGACCAAGTTGAGGCGGTGCTCATGCGGCGTGCGGGCTACGAGGTGAGGGTGATGGCCGAGGAATCCCGCAGCCACGAGGAGAACCCGCCAAGCCTCGTCGATTTCATCGGGCGCGAGTTGCGGTGGATGAACGGCAACATGCAATACGTCAGGCTGATCGGCATGCCGCGGCTGAAACCCGTCAGCCGGATGCAGCTGTTTCTCGCGATACAGATGTACCTGGCCGCTCCGGCCTGGATGGCCTTTCTGCTGCTGGGCGCATGGGTCGCGACCGGCACCGACCAGTTCGGCGCCCTGCCCGCCGCCCCCGCTCTGGGCTTCTTCGCCCTGCTGATGCTGATCAGCCTGACGCCGAAGCTTGCCGGGCTGGCGCAGGTACTCGCCGACCCGGGCCGGGCGGCTGCCTATGGCGGGCGGGGGCGCGTGATCCGCGGGTTTCTGGCGGAATCCGCGTTGATGATGCTGGTTTCGCCCGTGGTTGCATTCGGGCTGACGCTCTGCGGGATCGGCCTTGTCCTCGGGCAGCGCGCAAGCTGGAAGTCACAGCAGCGCAGCCGCGCGCGTCTGGCGTGGCGCGAGGCCGCACGGGTCCTGTGGCCGCAGACGCTCGGCGGGGTCTCCCTTTGCGCCTGGCTGGCGGCGGCTGCGCCCTACGCCTTGCCCTTCGCGGCCCCGATCCTGCTGGCATTGATCGGAGCGATCCCGCTTGCGGTGCTGACCACGGCTCCCGCCATGGGGCGCTGGTCGCGGGAAAGGGGACTGTTCGATATCCCCGAAGACCGCTCCGGGACACCTGACGGGCCGTGTCCTTCCCCATCGACCACGCCGGCATGACGAAAGGAAACAGCGTGAGACTGAAATCCCTAATCGCAACAGGCATCACCCTTGCCGCCTTCGCCCCTTCCGCGCGGGCCGAACCTGCGACCTGGGTGATCGATCCCGACCATACCGTGATCGCCTTCACCGTGATGCATGCAGGCTATGCCCGTGTGCTCGGACGCTTCGGAGAGGTTGCCGGCAGTTTCACCTACGATCCCGAGACGCGCGCGCTGGGTGCCGTCGAGGTGCGTATCGCCGCCCAGAGCGTGGACACCTTCCACGAGGCGCGCGACGAGCATGTGCGCTCTGCCGACTTTCTCGATGCGGTATCGCATCCCGACATCACGTTCATCGCCGAGGGCGGCACGCCCACATCCGAAACCAGCGGCACCGTGACCGGTGATCTTTCCATAAGGGGCGTGACCCAACCGGTCACGCTCAAGGTCGACCTCAACCAGATCGCGCCCTACCCCTGTTGCCACGGCAAGGAAACCATAGGGATATCGGCCAGCGCCACATTGCTGCGCTCTGCATTCGGAAGCACCTACGCCCTGCCGGTGTTCGTGGGCGACGAGGTCGCCGTCACGATCGAATTCGAGGCCAATCGTCAGGAGTGACGCGCCGCGTTTGATTTGCCGTAACGCTACGCTAGGTAACGTTCGCGAGAGGTGATTTCATGCAAGACAACCTGTTCAACCGCCGCCACGCGATGAAACTGGGTCTAGGGGCCGCGGCATTGGGGCTGGCGTCCCGGACGGCTTCGGCGCAAGGACTGCTGGTACCTGTTTCAATGCAGCTCTCGTGGCTGCATTCCGTCCAGTTCGCCGGCAGCTACATCGCCCAGGACCGCGGCCTCTGGGAGGATGGCGGCCTCGATGTGACGCTGATGCAGGGCGGACCCAATGCGCCCGTCGAGCCGCAGGTGATCTCGGGCAGCGCTCTGGTCGGAATTTCCGCCGCCGATTACACCGCCGCAGCCGTGGCCGAAGGCGCGCCGTTCAGGATCATCGGGGTGGCGATGCAGAAAAACCCGTTCGCGATCGCCTCGCTGCCCGACAATCCGGTCAACACGCCGAAGGACCTGCCCGGCCGGAAGATCGGGATGGCGCTGGCGAACATGCCGGTGCTCGAGGCGCTTTGCACGCTCAACGGCGTCGATGTCTCGGCCATCGAGGTCGTGCCGACTCAATATTCCGCCCAGCCGCTGGTTGCGGGCGAGGT encodes:
- the mdoH gene encoding glucans biosynthesis glucosyltransferase MdoH; this encodes MAIQESFAPTRSGTHHAAALPWRWMNMTVAWRRRVFALLNLVTVTALCLGMHGLLARGGLLTAETVMLGAFALTVPWLSIGFWNGVLGYLLDRRLGSDAAAFVTPALGRAAAGDAISASVAILLPVRNENPRTWAARLRRLEAEIARSPWADRFRYAVLSDTTDAEIATAEEAEVERLRAASPTARIDYRRRARNTGYKAGNIYDHLEACGDGFDFFIPLDADSEMGAATVFRMVRVMQASPEIGMLQSLVTGLPSRTFFTRAFQFGMRHGMRSYTLGAAWWQADCGPNWGHNQIIRTLAFREHCRLPVLPGRGPLAGHVLSHDQVEAVLMRRAGYEVRVMAEESRSHEENPPSLVDFIGRELRWMNGNMQYVRLIGMPRLKPVSRMQLFLAIQMYLAAPAWMAFLLLGAWVATGTDQFGALPAAPALGFFALLMLISLTPKLAGLAQVLADPGRAAAYGGRGRVIRGFLAESALMMLVSPVVAFGLTLCGIGLVLGQRASWKSQQRSRARLAWREAARVLWPQTLGGVSLCAWLAAAAPYALPFAAPILLALIGAIPLAVLTTAPAMGRWSRERGLFDIPEDRSGTPDGPCPSPSTTPA
- a CDS encoding YceI family protein, whose translation is MRLKSLIATGITLAAFAPSARAEPATWVIDPDHTVIAFTVMHAGYARVLGRFGEVAGSFTYDPETRALGAVEVRIAAQSVDTFHEARDEHVRSADFLDAVSHPDITFIAEGGTPTSETSGTVTGDLSIRGVTQPVTLKVDLNQIAPYPCCHGKETIGISASATLLRSAFGSTYALPVFVGDEVAVTIEFEANRQE